In the Streptomyces coeruleoprunus genome, CGCCCACGGGAACAGGAAGATCGAGTCGACCGCGAAGATGACGTAGAGGAAGGAGTACACGTAATAGCGGACCTGGGTGTGGGCCCAGCCCTCCCCGACCGGGTCGACACCGCACTCGTAGGTGAGGAGTTTCTCCGGCGTCGGCACGACGGGCCGCAGCAGCCGCCCCGCGGCGAAGGCGACCGCCACGAAGAGCACGCCGATGACGGCGAGCAGCCCGACGACCGAGTAGCTCTGGAAGTAGCCGGCCGCCAGTGCGGTCTGTTCCGGCACGTCCCTCCCTCGCTTCCTGCCCCCACGGGCGCCGATCCGGCGGTCTGTACCCACGGGAGTCTAGGCCCTGGCAAAGCGCGGGTAATCAGGTGCCGCACTTCAGGTGGGGTTATCCCTACTGTGCCTCACCCACGCACCCCATGGCGTGCCCCGGGCGGGGCCCGGCAGGCTGGGCGCCATGACCACGACCGAGTCGGCAGAAACGGATACGCACTGATGGCCATGGCATACCGGCCGGAGGCCCGTCCGGCGCTCCCCTCCGCGCTGCGCGCACCGCTGGCCGGGCGTACCTGGCGCGAGCTGTGCCACCTGCTGCTCAGCCTGCCGCTGAGCATCGTCTACTTCTCCCTCGCCATCACCGCGGTCGCGCTCGGGGCGGGGCTGCTCGTCACGTTCGTCGGGATCCCCGTGCTGGCGGCGGGGCTGGCGATGTGCCGGGGGTTCGGCGTGGTCGAGCGGGCCCGGGCGCGGGCCCTGCTGGGAGCGCGCGTGCGCGATCCGGAGCCGGTGCGGGCGAAGCCGGGCAGCGGGCTGCCGGGCCGGGTCGGCGCGGTGCTGAAGAGCGGGGTGTCGTGGCGGCACTTCCTGTACGCGGTGGTGCACATGCCGTGGGCGGTCTTCGCGTTCACGGTGGCGGTGGTCTTCTGGACGACGGGCTGGTCCCTGTTCACGTATCCGCTGTGGCGGTGGACGCTGCCGGTGTACGTGGGGGTCGACGGGATCCAGCTGTACGGCGACCGGACGCACCGCGTCGTCCTCGACTCGGCCACCGAGCTGGCGGTGACCTGCGGCATCGGGCTGGTCGTGGTGCTGGTGACGCCGTGGGTACTGCGGGCGCTGACCGCCGTCGACCGCGGGCTGGTCGCCGGGCTGCTCGGCCCCTCGACGCTGGCGTCGCGGGTGGTGGAGCTGGAGTCCGACCGCGGTGTCGTCGTGGACACCGCCGCGGCGGATCTGCGGCGGATCGAGCGCGACCTGCACGACGGGGCGCAGGCGCGGCTGGTGGCGCTGGCCATGGAGCTGGGCCTGGCCAAGGAGAAGCTGGCCGAGGATCCGCAGGCCGCGGCGCGCATGGTGGAGGAGGCGCACGGCGAGGTGAAGCTCGCGCTCCAGGAGCTGCGGGATCTGGCCCGGGGCATTCACCCGGCCGTGCTCACCGACCGGGGGCTGGACGCGGCGCTCTCCGCGCTGGCCGCGCGGTGTACGGCGCCGGTGACCGTGACGGTTGATCTGCCGGAGCGGCCGGCGGCGGCGATCGAGGGGATCGCGTACTTCACCGTCTCCGAGCTGCTGCAGAACGTGTCCAAGCATGCGCGGGCGTCGCGCGTCGTGGTGGACGTGTGGCGGAGCGGGGAGCGGTTGCTGCTGCAGGTGCGGGACGACGGGTGCGGTGGAGCGGATGTCGCCGGGGGCAGTGGGCTGGCGGGTCTCGCGGAGCGGCTGGACGCGGTGGACGGGATTCTTGATGTGCACTCGCCCGTCGGTGGACCCACGACGGTGACGGCCGAGCTGCCGTGGCGGGCCGCCTGAGGCCGCCGGTCACCGCTGCCGAAGGCAGCCGGTCAGCGCTGTCGTGGCGGGCCGCCTGAGGCTGCCGGTCACCGCTCCCGAAGGCGGCCGGTCACCGCTCCCGTGGCGGGCCGCCCGAGGCCGCCGGTCACCGCTCCCGAAGGCGGCCGGTCACCGCTCCCGTGGCGGGCCGCCCGAGGCCGCCGGTCACCGCTGCCGAAGGCGGGCCGGTCACCGCTCCCGTGGCGGGCCGCCCGAGGCCGCCGGTCACCGTGGCTGCCGCCGGCGCCCGTCGGTCCTTGGCCGGAAAGTGGTCTCTCTCTTCCTGTTCTGTGGTCCATCCGGCGCTCTGGCCTGCGATGCTGGCCGGAGACTGTCGAGATGGGGGATACGGGGCGTGGGAGACAGGGTGCGGGTGGTCATCGCCGAGGACTCGGTGCTGCTGCGGGAGGGCCTGACCCGGCTGCTGAGCGACCGGGGACATGAGGTCGTCGCCGGTGTGGGGGACGGGGACGCGCTGCTCAAGGCGGTGGACCGGCTGGCGGCCGACGGGGCGCCGCCGGACGTCGTCGTGGCCGATGTGCGGATGCCGCCGACGCACACCGACGAGGGGGTGCGGGCGGCCGTGCGGCTGCGTGCGGACCACCCGGGGGTCGGGGTGCTGGTGCTGTCGCAGTACGTGGAGGAGCGGTACGCGACCGAGCTGCTGGCCGGGAGCAGCCGCGGGGTGGGCTATCTGCTGAAGGACCGGGTGGCCGACGTCCGCGAGTTCGTCGACGCGGTGGTGCGGGTGGCGCGCGGGGGTACCGCGCTGGACCCGGAGGTGGTGGCGCAGCTGCTGGGGAGAAGCCGCCGGCAGGACGTTCTCGCCGGGCTGACGCCGCGCGAGCGGGAGGTCCTCGGTCTGATGGCCGAGGGCAGGACGAACGCGGCGATCGCGCGGGAGCTGGTGGTGAGCGACGGGGCGGTCGAGAAGCACGTCGGGAACATCTTCCTGAAGCTCGGCCTGGCCCCGAGTGAAGGCGATCATCGGCGGGTACTCGCGGTGCTGACCTACCTCAACACCTGAGCCCCGATGCGGCCCCGGGGTCGCCTTACGCCGATGGCCCTAAGCCCAAAGACCGACCGGGGAGTGCCGTTCCGGTGGAACACAGGGGGCGACGAAGCATGATGTTCCAGGACGAAAGGGCGTCTCGAAAAGGCGCCCACCATGTGAGAAGTCCAGGGAAGGGAACCCTTACCGACGTAGGGTGGGCGTTGGAGCGACCGGTCGGCCGGCCGTCTTCCGAGCGTTCCCCCGCCGACGGCGGGGAGACCCCTTGTCTCGAGGGAGGTCCAGTTCAGTGACCAGCCAGGTCAGTAGCGACGAGGCCGTGGTCCGGGAGCAGCGGGGAGCCCCGGAGCGGCGGAGCGCGCCGGAGAAGGAAGTCCGCCGTCTGGACCGGGTGATCATCCGCTTCGCGGGTGACTCCGGGGACGGCATGCAGCTGACGGGTGACCGGTTCACCTCGGAGACGGCGTCCTTCGGGAACGACTTGTCGACGCTGCCGAACTTCCCGGCCGAGATCCGTGCCCCCGCCGGGACGCTCCCGGGCGTCTCCTCGTTCCAGCTGCACTTCGCCGACCACGACATCCTGACCCCGGCGACGCGCCGAACGTGCTGGTCGCGATGAATCCGGCGGCCCTGAAGGCGAACATCGCCGATGTGCCGCGCGGCGGCGAGATCATCGTCAACACCGACGAGTTCGCCAAGCGCGCCATGGCGAAGGTGGGGTACGAGACGTCGCCGCTGGAGGACGGCTCGCTGGACGGCTACCGGGTCCACCCGGTCCCGCTGACGACGCTGACCGTCGAGGCGCTGAAGGACTTCGGCCTGTCCCGCAAGGAGGCCGAGCGGTCCAAGAACATGTTCGCGCTCGGGCTGCTGTCGTGGATGTACCACCGGCCGACCGAGGGCACCGAGAAGTTCCTGCGGCAGAAGTTCGCGAAGAAGCCGGAGATCGCCGAGGCCAACGTGGCGGCGTTCCGGGCGGGCTGGAACTTCGGCGAGACGACCGAGGACTTCGCGGTCTCGTACGAGGTGGCGCCGGCGATCAGCGCGTTCCCGACGGGCACGTACCGCAACATCTCCGGGAACCTGGCGCTGTCCTACGGGCTGATCGCCGCGTCCCGGCAGGCGGACCTGCCGCTGTACCTGGGTTCGTACCCGATCACGCCGGCCTCGGACATCCTGCACGAGCTGAGCAGGCACAAGAACTTCGGCGTGCGGACCTTCCAGGCCGAGGACGAGATCGCGGGCATCGGCGCAGCGCTGGGGGCGGCCTTCGGCGGTTCGCTGGCCGTGACCACGACGTCCGGGCCCGGTGTGGCCCTGAAGTCGGAGACGATCGGGCTCGCGGTGTCGCTGGAGCTGCCGCTGCTGATCGTGGACATCCAGCGCGGAGGCCCGTCGACCGGTCTGCCGACCAAGACGGAGCAGGCGGACCTGCTCCAGGCGATGTACGGGCGCAACGGCGAGGCACCGGTGCCGATCGTGGCGCCGCGGACGCCCGCGGACTGCTTCGACGCGGCGCTGGAGGCCGCGCGGATCGCGCTCACGTACCGGACGCCGGTGTTCCTCCTGTCGGACGGCTATCTGGCCAACGGCTCCGAGCCGTGGCGCATCCCCGACCCGGACGACCTGCCCGACCTGAGCGTCACGTT is a window encoding:
- a CDS encoding NADH-quinone oxidoreductase subunit A; the protein is MPEQTALAAGYFQSYSVVGLLAVIGVLFVAVAFAAGRLLRPVVPTPEKLLTYECGVDPVGEGWAHTQVRYYVYSFLYVIFAVDSIFLFPWATVFAAAGYGATTLVEMFLFLGFLAVGLLYAYKKGVLTWT
- a CDS encoding sensor histidine kinase, whose protein sequence is MAMAYRPEARPALPSALRAPLAGRTWRELCHLLLSLPLSIVYFSLAITAVALGAGLLVTFVGIPVLAAGLAMCRGFGVVERARARALLGARVRDPEPVRAKPGSGLPGRVGAVLKSGVSWRHFLYAVVHMPWAVFAFTVAVVFWTTGWSLFTYPLWRWTLPVYVGVDGIQLYGDRTHRVVLDSATELAVTCGIGLVVVLVTPWVLRALTAVDRGLVAGLLGPSTLASRVVELESDRGVVVDTAAADLRRIERDLHDGAQARLVALAMELGLAKEKLAEDPQAAARMVEEAHGEVKLALQELRDLARGIHPAVLTDRGLDAALSALAARCTAPVTVTVDLPERPAAAIEGIAYFTVSELLQNVSKHARASRVVVDVWRSGERLLLQVRDDGCGGADVAGGSGLAGLAERLDAVDGILDVHSPVGGPTTVTAELPWRAA
- a CDS encoding response regulator transcription factor: MGDRVRVVIAEDSVLLREGLTRLLSDRGHEVVAGVGDGDALLKAVDRLAADGAPPDVVVADVRMPPTHTDEGVRAAVRLRADHPGVGVLVLSQYVEERYATELLAGSSRGVGYLLKDRVADVREFVDAVVRVARGGTALDPEVVAQLLGRSRRQDVLAGLTPREREVLGLMAEGRTNAAIARELVVSDGAVEKHVGNIFLKLGLAPSEGDHRRVLAVLTYLNT